The window AACCATGATTAGAGTTGAGCTCATTAGGGTGATGAGGTGTCCAGGTTGCCCAAAATGTTAAGgttgagaagatgagatgataaATATATGTTAAAATAAATAGTAGGTCTGGATGTTTAAGATCATGTGGTGGAAATCTGAGGCTGTATTTGGTGTGATTTCTTGGAATGTATGGTATACATTCTTGCAGCCACTGGAGGGAAGAAAGCTTACTTGAACAGGTCGATTGGGTCTGGATTAGCTTGAGTTGGGTAAGATGGGGTAAACCTTGTGTTCAAAGGAGTTATATCAATGGAAAGATCTATAATGGTTTGCTATGGGTTGCTTCAGAGGTATGGCTATGGTTTTCTGCAATGTGGATGGTTGATTTGGCTGTCCACGTTGGTTAATTCTCTAGATTAACCATGTGTCAACTTTCATACTGCATTTTCACCGGATGGCTCACCatgtattggattttttttctttgtatttccaATAATCCAGGAAGAAAACTCTCCATAAATGCATATTACTACTGTAGAACTCCACATTTTGGACCATGCAATTGTGTAGCTTCTAATTACAATGTTTTTAGCTTTTGAAACCTAACTTTTGCTGTCATCAAACATCTGGCTTATTCTGAATACCCTGTAAACTACCAGTAGATGAATTTATTAACAGAAGTTTGCATTTTCAGAGGATGTGAACTGAAAAGGATTACAACAATAAGAAatctttatggaaaaaaaactCTTTAATTATTCAATACATTAGATTCCAACTTTGATTTTCTGGGGACTCCTAGGCCAGGACAAGTTCACATGAATCCTGTCATTAGATTCAAGCCATTACTGATCAGATCGCTCCAATCAATACCATTCATTGGATCCATAAGATTTCCAAGTGAAGGAAAACCAGTTTGATTTCCCAAGTTGTTGCCAAAGTATTGTTGATCACCCTGTAACCCAAAACCCTCACCCATTGCACCAAGGCCTACACCCTGTTGTCCAACGCTGCTACCACCATTAATCTGGTGTAAGGACATATGGTTCAAGCCATTTGCTAACTGATCTGCCCAGCCGGTACTACTCGGACGTGGAAAAACTGTTGCAGGATGCTGAATGTGATTAGCAACCGGTGGTGGTTGCACCTGAAACGGGTAAGAAGTTGATCTTGAAAGCTGCCTCTGGTATGCTTCTGCATAGACTCTTGCCATCTCATTTATTCTTGTGATCTCATCCATCGCCTGTCTTTCAGCTTGCAGTCTAATCCTCGTTAATGAATCTTCAATTTGACTAGGATCAGTTGAATTTAGTTGTGCAGAGTGGAGATCCAACAGAGATTGGCCTTGCAGTAATTGGTTGGTCCTGTGTTGTGTAAGAGGACTAGTTACCTGTGATAATGGAAGTGGTGGGGGTGGTTGCTGTTGTTGTTCCCGACGCTTGATATCCAGAATTCCCCTTATTATTTCAGATGCCCCCGGAGTTCCATCGTCGATGACTGAAATCAGTTGTGCAGTGTACTGATCCAATGGGGGTTGGCCCTGAATTAATGGGTTGGTCTCTATGGGTTGTGGTtgtgcttgtggtggtggtggtggtggttgttgtGGTTGTGCTTGGGAAATAGCACAGCCCAAGTGGGCATCAAAGCCACAATAGGCACACCGGTACATCCAGAGGCGAGAGCCAATATTGGTACTGCAGATATCACAAGTGTAGGTGACTGCACCATAAGGGGAGGTATGAGGGGAGGTGTATACGAGGATCAACTCATGTGGATGGGCTTGGTGTTGGATCCTACGGGGGATTGATGCACAAAGAGGATGGATATCAAACTCACAAGCCTCACAGTGGAAGGAGAAGCCACGGCCTTGCCGCCCACATGCGTCGCACATAAAGGAGCCATCAGCATATGTTGGTGTTGCTAGGAGTTTGAGAGGGTGCTGAGGGTGAGCTGGGAGTTTGATTG is drawn from Macadamia integrifolia cultivar HAES 741 chromosome 7, SCU_Mint_v3, whole genome shotgun sequence and contains these coding sequences:
- the LOC122084722 gene encoding uncharacterized protein LOC122084722 yields the protein MGRLSTQEENVLQHFSHVHPLQLSSLQQQQQEDGNQRFCNGCELLCKGQVYRCLPRNYILHKSCAQIPQSIKLPAHPQHPLKLLATPTYADGSFMCDACGRQGRGFSFHCEACEFDIHPLCASIPRRIQHQAHPHELILVYTSPHTSPYGAVTYTCDICSTNIGSRLWMYRCAYCGFDAHLGCAISQAQPQQPPPPPPQAQPQPIETNPLIQGQPPLDQYTAQLISVIDDGTPGASEIIRGILDIKRREQQQQPPPPLPLSQVTSPLTQHRTNQLLQGQSLLDLHSAQLNSTDPSQIEDSLTRIRLQAERQAMDEITRINEMARVYAEAYQRQLSRSTSYPFQVQPPPVANHIQHPATVFPRPSSTGWADQLANGLNHMSLHQINGGSSVGQQGVGLGAMGEGFGLQGDQQYFGNNLGNQTGFPSLGNLMDPMNGIDWSDLISNGLNLMTGFM